Proteins encoded in a region of the Coffea eugenioides isolate CCC68of chromosome 4, Ceug_1.0, whole genome shotgun sequence genome:
- the LOC113767627 gene encoding nudix hydrolase 17, mitochondrial-like, translating to MQIKKLVSMPSRTGRDLQRYNFEGCRQVVGCIPYRFRKTHRAAPVHGKLSSELEFLLISSQKSPRMMFPKGGWELDETIEQAAIRETMEEAGVIGHVEDNLGVWTFKSKSQDAFHEGHMLAFRVTEELDCWPEKDVRQRIWLSANEARILCAHEWMKEALDCFLFKQENAGEERTPSLSDLLRNEEPKFGRPALSGQNDDINCSFGQLTYLQRKEDECRIRMIFNLPLPPCSTEESRIGRVAQVGDEDVDRGVTLLV from the exons ATGCAAATCAAGAAGTTGGTTTCAATGCCTTCTCGCACTGGAAGAGACCTCCAAAGATATAATTTTGAGGGCTGTCGTCAAGTTGTTGG ATGCATTCCATATAGATTCAGGAAAACTCACAGGGCTGCCCCTGTTCATGGGAAGTTAAGCAGTGAATTAGAATTCCTATTGATCAGCTCACAGAAGAGTCCAAGAATGATGTTTCCTaag GGTGGTTGGGAGCTTGATGAAACCATTGAACAGGCTGCTATACGAGAGACCATGGAAGAGGCTGGGGTAATTGGGCATGTTGAG GATAATTTGGGAGTTTGGACATTCAAGAGCAAGAGCCAAGACGCATTCCACGAAGGTCATATGTTGGCTTTTCGGGTCACAGAGGAATTAGACTGCTGGCCTGAGAAAGATGTTCGTCAACGCATATGG CTGTCTGCTAATGAAGCAAGAATACTATGTGCTCATGAGTGGATGAAGGAGGCATTGGATTGCTTTCTTTTCAAACAGGAGAATGCAGGGGAAGAGCGGACTCCAAGTTTATCAGATCTATTGAGAAATGAAGAGCCAAAATTTGGCAGACCAGCTCTGAGTGGACAAAACGATGACATTAATTGTTCCTTTGGTCAACTTACATATCTTCAAAGAAAGGAAGATGAATGCCGGATACGCATGATCTTTAACCTACCACTTCCACCTTGTTCTACTGAAGAATCAAGAATTGGTAGGGTAGCACAAGTTGGAGATGAGGATGTTGATCGTGGCGTTACCTTGTTAGTCTAG
- the LOC113768366 gene encoding uncharacterized protein LOC113768366 isoform X1 → MGRLRAKTDYESLRKARILENQARLASLGVQKAVSELRSLTSSAKSGKRKWHKVDYSSTPLRRSNRLKGKSCISELSVKGESGLSQLSDVEDDGEKKRPANAPLMRVKRMGRMGRLRAKTDYESLRKARILENQARLASLGVQKAVSELRSLTSSAKSGKRKWHKVDYSSTPLRRSNRLKGKSCISELSVKGESGLSQLSDVEDDGEKKRPANAPLMRVKRGEIAWLSPDALARRCSSKGRGSLYDPTYGICCHFCRQKKLCGEEDCRRCGDLDMDQPCIGKTDCSVCHSSNGVLCRACLKVRYGEEIEDVRANQEWMCPHCVEEKGTKPYWICNSSFCLKKRNMAPTGIAIFKDFGKQTNEVDEKLLLAKNFFYEPHVVITRVTWTTRSCKALRKGMECSLSFWFS, encoded by the exons ATGGGAAGGCTCCGAGCCAAAACTGATTATGAAAGCCTCAGAAAAGCCCGCATTTTGGAAAACCAG GCTCGGTTAGCTTCTTTGGGAGTTCAAAAAGCTGTATCAGAACTTCGATCCCTTACCTCCTCAGCAAAATCTGGGAAAAGAAAATGGCATAAAGTTGATTATTCCTCCACCCCTTTGCGCCGTTCGAATCGTCTCAAAGGGAAATCATGCATCTCGGAATTATCAGTTAAAG GGGAAAGTGGGCTTTCCCAGCTTAGTGATGTTGAAGATGATGGTGAGAAGAAGAGGCCTGCAAATGCACCATTAATGAGGGTGAAAAGGATGGGAAGGATGGGAAGGCTCCGAGCCAAAACTGATTATGAAAGCCTCAGAAAAGCCCGCATTTTGGAAAACCAG GCTCGGTTAGCTTCTTTGGGAGTTCAAAAAGCTGTATCAGAACTTCGATCCCTTACCTCCTCAGCAAAATCTGGGAAAAGAAAATGGCATAAAGTTGATTATTCCTCCACCCCTTTGCGCCGTTCGAATCGTCTCAAAGGGAAATCATGCATCTCGGAATTATCAGTTAAAG GGGAAAGTGGGCTTTCCCAGCTTAGTGATGTTGAAGATGATGGTGAGAAGAAGAGGCCTGCAAATGCACCATTAATGAGGGTGAAAAGGGGTGAAATTGCGTGGCTTTCCCCAGATGCTTTGGCGCGGCGTTGCTCGAGTAAAGGGAGGGGAAGTTTGTATGATCCAACTTACGGTATTTGCTGCCATTTCTGCAG GCAAAAGAAATTGTGTGGTGAAGAAGATTGCAGAAGATGTGGTGATCTAGACATGGACCAGCCATGCATAG GGAAGACAGATTGCTCGGTTTGTCACTCGAGCAATGGTGTTCTCTGTCGAGCTTGTCTCAAGGTCAGATATGGTGAAG AAATTGAGGACGTCAGAGCAAATCAAGAGTGGATGTGCCCTCACTGTGTTGAAGAAAAAGGAACTAAACCATATTGGATCTGTAACAG CTCCTTTTGCTTGAAGAAGCGCAACATGGCACCAACTGGGATAGCTATTTTCAAAG ACTTCGGAAAGCAGACAAACGAGGTGGATGAGAAGCTTCTCCTAGCCAAGAACTTCTTCTACGAGCCACATGTTGTGATCACTAGAGTTACATGGACAACTAGATCTTGTAAAGCCCTGCGTAAGGGCATGGAATGTAGTCTCTCATTTTGGTTCAGCTAA
- the LOC113768366 gene encoding cell division cycle-associated protein 7-like isoform X2, with product MGRLRAKTDYESLRKARILENQARLASLGVQKAVSELRSLTSSAKSGKRKWHKVDYSSTPLRRSNRLKGKSCISELSVKGESGLSQLSDVEDDGEKKRPANAPLMRVKRMGRMGRLRAKTDYESLRKARILENQARLASLGVQKAVSELRSLTSSAKSGKRKWHKVDYSSTPLRRSNRLKGKSCISELSVKGESGLSQLSDVEDDGEKKRPANAPLMRVKRGEIAWLSPDALARRCSSKGRGSLYDPTYGICCHFCRQKKLCGEEDCRRCGDLDMDQPCIGKTDCSVCHSSNGVLCRACLKVRYGEEIEDVRANQEWMCPHCVEEKGTKPYWICNSSFCLKKRNMAPTGIAIFKAREMGYESVAHYLMDRLRKADKRGG from the exons ATGGGAAGGCTCCGAGCCAAAACTGATTATGAAAGCCTCAGAAAAGCCCGCATTTTGGAAAACCAG GCTCGGTTAGCTTCTTTGGGAGTTCAAAAAGCTGTATCAGAACTTCGATCCCTTACCTCCTCAGCAAAATCTGGGAAAAGAAAATGGCATAAAGTTGATTATTCCTCCACCCCTTTGCGCCGTTCGAATCGTCTCAAAGGGAAATCATGCATCTCGGAATTATCAGTTAAAG GGGAAAGTGGGCTTTCCCAGCTTAGTGATGTTGAAGATGATGGTGAGAAGAAGAGGCCTGCAAATGCACCATTAATGAGGGTGAAAAGGATGGGAAGGATGGGAAGGCTCCGAGCCAAAACTGATTATGAAAGCCTCAGAAAAGCCCGCATTTTGGAAAACCAG GCTCGGTTAGCTTCTTTGGGAGTTCAAAAAGCTGTATCAGAACTTCGATCCCTTACCTCCTCAGCAAAATCTGGGAAAAGAAAATGGCATAAAGTTGATTATTCCTCCACCCCTTTGCGCCGTTCGAATCGTCTCAAAGGGAAATCATGCATCTCGGAATTATCAGTTAAAG GGGAAAGTGGGCTTTCCCAGCTTAGTGATGTTGAAGATGATGGTGAGAAGAAGAGGCCTGCAAATGCACCATTAATGAGGGTGAAAAGGGGTGAAATTGCGTGGCTTTCCCCAGATGCTTTGGCGCGGCGTTGCTCGAGTAAAGGGAGGGGAAGTTTGTATGATCCAACTTACGGTATTTGCTGCCATTTCTGCAG GCAAAAGAAATTGTGTGGTGAAGAAGATTGCAGAAGATGTGGTGATCTAGACATGGACCAGCCATGCATAG GGAAGACAGATTGCTCGGTTTGTCACTCGAGCAATGGTGTTCTCTGTCGAGCTTGTCTCAAGGTCAGATATGGTGAAG AAATTGAGGACGTCAGAGCAAATCAAGAGTGGATGTGCCCTCACTGTGTTGAAGAAAAAGGAACTAAACCATATTGGATCTGTAACAG CTCCTTTTGCTTGAAGAAGCGCAACATGGCACCAACTGGGATAGCTATTTTCAAAG CAAGGGAGATGGGATATGAATCAGTGGCACATTACTTGATGGACAGACTTCGGAAAGCAGACAAACGAGGTGGATGA
- the LOC113767951 gene encoding uncharacterized protein LOC113767951 has translation MQLAVTPKPNPTNNTFSNPNFYPNFTSPKTQSLKFSSSSSSSNVPINLFYSFSPRRRRLSPVIARAAAKTPDYYSVLSVSKNASLQDIKAAYRKLARKYHPDVNKKPGAEEKFKEISAAYEVLSDDEKRSAYDRFGEAGLRGDFVGSTSGSQGVDPFEIFSEYFGESSSFFGGSGEPGGFNFSFRSKSRQDLDIRYDLCLSFEESIFGSQREIEVPSLETCNDCSGTGAKTSNSIKICNACGGRGGVAKTQQTPFGIMSQVSTCAKCGGVGKIITDHCRTCGGNGRIQSKRRINIVIPPGIDNGATMQVQGEGNIDNKRGIAGDLFIVLHIEEKHGIQRDGLNLYSKVKVDFTEAILGTVVKVRTVEGIRDLHIPPGIQPGDTIKMRSMGVPHIKKPSVRGDHCFSVNIQIPKDISDAERSLVEELALLRQTSRDGISSSGKFALPLILFGK, from the exons ATGCAATTGGCAGTAACTCCAAAACCCAATCCAACCAACAACACCTTTTCTAACCCGAACTTTTATCCAAATTTCACTTCCCCCAAAACCCAATCCCTCAaattctcctcctcctcttcatcatctAACGTTCCCATTAATCTATTCTACAGCTTCAGTCCCAGACGCCGTCGTTTGAGCCCTGTCATAGCCCGAGCTGCTGCCAAGACTCCCGATTACTACTCGGTTCTCAGCGTCAGTAAAAATGCTTCCTTGCAAGACATCAAAGCTGCCTATCGCAAACTCGCCCGCAAG TATCATCCTGATGTGAATAAAAAGCCAGGTGCTGAAGAAAAGTTCAAAGAGATTAGTGCTGCTTATGAG GTGTTATCAGATGATGAGAAAAGGTCTGCATATGATCGCTTTGGTGAGGCAGGTTTACGTGGAGATTTTGTTGGTTCCACTAGTGGTTCGCAAGGA GTGGATCCTTTCGAAATCTTTTCTGAATATTTTGGTGAGTCGAGCAGTTTCTTCGGAGGAAGTGGTGAACCAGGGGGTTTCAATTTCAGTTTTAGAAGTAAGAGCCGTCAAGATCTTGACATTAG ATATGACTTGTGTTTGAGTTTTGAGGAATCAATTTTTGGAAGTCAGCGAGAAATTGAAGTACCTTCTTTAGAGACATGCAATGATTGCAGTGGTACAGGTGCAAAAACCAGCAATAGTATAAAAATATGCAATGCATGTGGAGGTAGAGGTGGAGTGGCTAAAACTCAACAAACACCTTTCGGAATAATGTCTCAG GTGTCTACATGTGCAAAATGTGGGGGTGTTGGTAAGATAATCACAGACCATTGTCGAACATGTGGTGGCAATGGTCGGATACAGTCAAAAAGAAGAATTAACATAGTGATTCCACCTGGTATTGATAATGGAGCAACAATGCAAGTTCAAGGAGAGGGAAATATTGACAACAAAAG GGGCATAGCTGGTGACCTCTTCATTGTTCTCCATATAGAAGAAAAGCACGGGATTCAGAGGGACGGTCTCAATTTGTACTCAAAAGTCAAAGTTGATTTTACTGAAGCCATTCTGGGTACTGTTGTCAAG GTCAGAACAGTGGAGGGTATCAGAGATCTTCACATCCCTCCTGGAATTCAGCCTGGGGATACAATAAAGATGCGGTCCATGGGAGTTCCGCATATAAAAAAGCCCTCTGTACGAGGCGATCATTGCTTCTCTGTAAATATTCAGATCCCGAAAGATATCAG TGATGCAGAACGCTCACTAGTTGAAGAGTTGGCTTTGCTGAGGCAAACATCCAGGGACGGCATTTCATCCAGTGGTAAATTTGCTCTCCCTTTGATTCTCTTTGGTAAATGA
- the LOC113767431 gene encoding protein ENHANCED DISEASE RESISTANCE 2-like, translated as MANLDGNDEPAWLERVRSEGAVPLCDPDNCSNGWASPLGDSFKVRGPDYFTTRVKVPAGEYLLKPLGFDWVKGSTKLSELLNDPNHRVRKVLQEEFPAGGEPFVWAFNLQVPSKENFSAVAYFVSMSSFPEGSLVDQFLKGDNNFRISRLKMIANIVKGPWIVKKAVGEQAICIIGRALSCKYSQGDNFIEVDIDIASSMVANAIVHLAFGYITTLTVDLAFLIESQTESELPERILGAFRFSELNPASARPIEMHSYGSLGMQSSLSMRLWKSIGSFILPGTQENSSGPGSGSGSGSGSLHTNGIIDDQTKEDKESSSDSGSSHVNEKSKEETSKCTQENSSDYGSLHAKGITDDETKEDTESSSDSGSSHGNEKCKADTIK; from the exons atggCCAATCTTGACGGAAATGATGAGCCTGCATGGCTAGAGAGAGTTAGATCAGAAGGTGCTGTCCCACTCTGTGATCCAGATAACTGTTCTAATGGATGGGCTTCTCCACTGGGTGATTCTTTTAAGGTAAGGGGACCAGATTATTTTACAACGAGGGTTAAAGTGCCTGCTGGTGAATACCTTCTGAAGCCACTAGGTTTTGATTGGGTTAAAGGTTCTACAAAACTTTCGGAGCTTTTAAACGATCCAAATCATCGTGTTAGGAAAGTGCTACAGGAGGAATTTCCAGCAGGTGGTGAACCATTTGTCTGGGCCTTCAACCTGCAGGTCCCAAGCAAGGAAAATTTTAGTGCTGTTGCATATTTTGTCTCTATGAGTTCTTTTCCAGAGGGATCTTTAGTGGACCAGTTCTTGAAAGGGGATAATAATTTTAGGATTTCTAGGTTAAAGATGATTGCAAATATTGTTAAAGGACCTTGGATAGTTAAAAAAGCAGTTGGTGAGCAGGCTATATGCATAATTGGCAGGGCACTTTCGTGCAAGTATAGCCAAGGAGATAATTTTATAGAAGTTGACATAGATATTGCATCTTCAATGGTAGCAAATGCAATTGTTCATCTGGCTTTTGGCTACATAACAACTCTCACCGTTGATTTGGCTTTTCTCATTGAGAGTCAGACCGAGTCAGAGCTTCCTGAACGAATCTTAGGGGCTTTTAGATTTTCTGAGTTGAACCCAGCTTCAGCAAGGCCTATTGAAATGCATTCTTATGGCAGCCTGGGTATGCAGTCTTCTCTATCGATGCGATTATGGAAGTCTATTGGGAGTTTTATTCTTCCAGGCACTCAAGAAAATAGTTCTGGTCctggttctggttctggttctggttctggttctttGCATACCAACGGTATTATTGATGATCAAACTAAAGAGGACAAAGAAAGTAGCTCTGATTCTGGTTCTTCACATGTCAATGAGAAAAGTAAAGAGGAAACAAGTAAATGCACCCAAGAAAATAGCTCTGATTATGGTTCTTTGCATGCCAAGGGGATTACTGATGATGAAACTAAAGAGGACACAGAAAGTAGCTCTGATTCTGGTTCTTCACATGGCAATGAAAAATGTAAAGCAGATACAATTAAATG A
- the LOC113768020 gene encoding RHOMBOID-like protein 13, translating to MGKPLIYEIMEKPATSCMIGIFSAIWFYIQKKGIGYSHVGLSYETAVEGHWWRIITSAFSHISVLHLVFNMSALWSLGVVEQLGHIGLGVKYYLHYSLVLVVLSGLLVLGMYHFLILRFKIEYFRRVTAVGYSCVVFGWMTILAVKQPSSKLDLFGFLSLPISFAPFESLIFTSIIVPQASFLGHLSGIIVGYAIGWGLIHGMNNYWAFSMLLWIVIIFVLSLKKSGAFDINFLEIEPVTDPSLPSVRFLASGNGRTLHMSTLPIAGAEMV from the coding sequence ATGGGGAAGCCACTGATTTATGAGATTATGGAAAAGCCAGCAACAAGTTGTATGATAGGAATATTTAGTGCAATTTGGTTTTACATACAGAAAAAAGGGATTGGTTATTCACATGTAGGATTGAGTTATGAGACTGCAGTTGAAGGTCATTGGTGGAGGATAATCACGTCAGCATTTTCGCATATTAGTGTTCTTCATCTTGTTTTTAACATGAGTGCACTGTGGAGCCTTGGAGTCGTAGAACAGTTAGGACATATAGGTCTTGGAGTGAAATATTATCTGCATTACAGTCTAGTGTTAGTTGTTTTATCGGGTTTGCTGGTTCTTGGGATGTATCATTTTCTGATTCTGAGGTTCAAGATAGAGTATTTTCGGAGAGTGACTGCTGTTGGGTATTCTTGTGTGGTCTTCGGGTGGATGACTATTTTGGCAGTAAAGCAGCCGTCTTCCAAATTGGATCTTTTTGGGTTTCTTTCGCTTCCTATCAGCTTTGCGCCTTTTGAGTCCCTGATCTTTACCTCTATAATTGTTCCACAAGCGAGTTTTCTGGGGCATTTGTCTGGGATTATTGTTGGTTATGCTATAGGTTGGGGTCTGATCCATGGAATGAACAATTACTGGGCTTTTTCTATGTTGTTATGGATCGTGATAATATTTGTACTCAGTTTGAAGAAATCTGGTGCGTTTGATATTAACTTTCTGGAGATTGAGCCGGTCACTGATCCTTCACTTCCATCTGTGAGGTTTCTTGCCTCAGGAAATGGTAGAACCTTGCACATGAGTACGTTGCCCATAGCTGGTGCTGAAATGGTGTAG